One genomic segment of Pseudorasbora parva isolate DD20220531a chromosome 6, ASM2467924v1, whole genome shotgun sequence includes these proteins:
- the osbpl2a gene encoding oxysterol-binding protein-related protein 2 isoform X2: MNSEEEFYDAETGLESDDSCEVSFKDACVYSGKQTLNGKMACENGVWQRRNDFSVWGFLKKCIGMELSKITMPIVFNEPLSFLQRITEYMEHTYLIHKACTLSDSIERMQLVAAFAVSAVASQWDRTGKPFNPLLGETFELTREDECYRMISEQVSHHPPISAFYAESLNQDFSFHGSIYPKLKFWGKSVEAEPKGTMTLELSKHREAYTWTNPMCCVHNVILGKLWIEQYGTLEIVNHSTGDKCVLNFKPCGMFGKELHRVEGHIQDKSKKKHHVIYGKWTECVYSIEPKVYEANKKAEKKSSGDSKKHKQEQGTGGDDADEMPDAQETVTMIPGSTLLWRVAPRPPHSTQMYNFTNFAMTLNELEPGMTGVIAPTDCRLRPDIRAMENGDIDTASREKERLEEKQRAARRERAKDEEEWSTRWFQQGINPYTGAADWIFKGGYFDRKYSDLPDIY, encoded by the exons ATGAACAGCGAGGAAGAGTTCTATGATGCTGAGACAG GTTTGGAATCAGATGACTCGTGTGAAGTCAGCTTTAAAGATGCCTGCGTCTATTCGGGCAAGCAGACCTTGAATGGCAAAATGGCGTGTGAGAATGGAGTGTGGCAGAGGCG AAATGACTTCAGTGTATGGGGCTTCCTGAAGAAATGCATTGGAATG gaGTTATCCAAGATAACAATGCCTATTGTTTTCAACGAACCGCTGAGCTTCTTGCAGAGGATTACAGAGTACATGGAACATACATACCTCATCCATAAAGCTTGTACACTTTCTGATTCTATTGAGCGTATGCAG CTTGTTGCCGCGTTCGCCGTTTCTGCAGTTGCTTCGCAGTGGGACAGAACTGGAAAACCTTTTAACCCTTTATTAGGAGAGACTTTTGAGCTTACAAG GGAGGATGAGTGTTACCGCATGATCTCAGAACAGGTGAGCCACCACCCACCAATCAGCGCCTTCTACGCAGAGTCACTCAATCAGGACTTCTCGTTTCACGGCTCCATCTACCCTAAACTGAAATTCTGGGGGAAGAGTGTGGAGGCGGAGCCTAAAGGCACCATGACACTTGAGCTGTCCAA GCACAGAGAAGCTTACACATGGACAAACCCTATGTGCTGTGTGCATAATGTCATTCTGGGTAAACTGTGGATTGAGCAGTATGGGACATTGGAGATTGTCAACCACAG CACTGGGGACAAGTGTGTGCTGAATTTTAAGCCATGCGGCATGTTTGGCAAAGAGCTGCATAGGGTTGAGGGACATATCCAGGACAAGAG taaaaaaaagcaTCATGTTATCTACGGGAAGTGGACAGAGTGTGTATATAGCATTGAGCCAAAAGTCTACGAAGCCAACAAGAAAGCTGAGAAGAAAAGCAGCGGAGATTCCAAGAAACACAAGCAG GAACAGGGCACAGGGGGTGATGATGCAGATGAAATGCCAGATGCCCAGGAGACAGTCACTATGATCCCAGGCAGTACTCTGCTGTGGAGAGTAGCCCCTCGACCGCCACACTCGACACAG ATGTATAATTTTACTAACTTCGCGATGACGCTTAATGAGTTGGAGCCTGGTATGACTGGAGTCATAGCACCAACAGACTGTCGCCTGCGGCCGGACATCAGAGCTATGGAGAATGGGGATATAG ATACTGCAAGtcgagagaaagagagattgGAAGAGAAGCAGAGAGCTGCCAGAAGAGAGCGTGCTAAAGATGAGGAAGAATGGTCTACAAG ATGGTTCCAGCAAGGCATTAATCCATACACTGGGGCTGCAGACTGGATCTTCAAGGGTGGTTACTTTGACAGGAAGTACTCTGACCTGCCAGACATCTACTGA
- the osbpl2a gene encoding oxysterol-binding protein-related protein 2 isoform X1, with translation MNSEEEFYDAETGLESDDSCEVSFKDACVYSGKQTLNGKMACENGVWQRRTTLPAPMFSRNDFSVWGFLKKCIGMELSKITMPIVFNEPLSFLQRITEYMEHTYLIHKACTLSDSIERMQLVAAFAVSAVASQWDRTGKPFNPLLGETFELTREDECYRMISEQVSHHPPISAFYAESLNQDFSFHGSIYPKLKFWGKSVEAEPKGTMTLELSKHREAYTWTNPMCCVHNVILGKLWIEQYGTLEIVNHSTGDKCVLNFKPCGMFGKELHRVEGHIQDKSKKKHHVIYGKWTECVYSIEPKVYEANKKAEKKSSGDSKKHKQEQGTGGDDADEMPDAQETVTMIPGSTLLWRVAPRPPHSTQMYNFTNFAMTLNELEPGMTGVIAPTDCRLRPDIRAMENGDIDTASREKERLEEKQRAARRERAKDEEEWSTRWFQQGINPYTGAADWIFKGGYFDRKYSDLPDIY, from the exons ATGAACAGCGAGGAAGAGTTCTATGATGCTGAGACAG GTTTGGAATCAGATGACTCGTGTGAAGTCAGCTTTAAAGATGCCTGCGTCTATTCGGGCAAGCAGACCTTGAATGGCAAAATGGCGTGTGAGAATGGAGTGTGGCAGAGGCG AACAACTCTTCCTGCACCCATGTTCTCCAGAAATGACTTCAGTGTATGGGGCTTCCTGAAGAAATGCATTGGAATG gaGTTATCCAAGATAACAATGCCTATTGTTTTCAACGAACCGCTGAGCTTCTTGCAGAGGATTACAGAGTACATGGAACATACATACCTCATCCATAAAGCTTGTACACTTTCTGATTCTATTGAGCGTATGCAG CTTGTTGCCGCGTTCGCCGTTTCTGCAGTTGCTTCGCAGTGGGACAGAACTGGAAAACCTTTTAACCCTTTATTAGGAGAGACTTTTGAGCTTACAAG GGAGGATGAGTGTTACCGCATGATCTCAGAACAGGTGAGCCACCACCCACCAATCAGCGCCTTCTACGCAGAGTCACTCAATCAGGACTTCTCGTTTCACGGCTCCATCTACCCTAAACTGAAATTCTGGGGGAAGAGTGTGGAGGCGGAGCCTAAAGGCACCATGACACTTGAGCTGTCCAA GCACAGAGAAGCTTACACATGGACAAACCCTATGTGCTGTGTGCATAATGTCATTCTGGGTAAACTGTGGATTGAGCAGTATGGGACATTGGAGATTGTCAACCACAG CACTGGGGACAAGTGTGTGCTGAATTTTAAGCCATGCGGCATGTTTGGCAAAGAGCTGCATAGGGTTGAGGGACATATCCAGGACAAGAG taaaaaaaagcaTCATGTTATCTACGGGAAGTGGACAGAGTGTGTATATAGCATTGAGCCAAAAGTCTACGAAGCCAACAAGAAAGCTGAGAAGAAAAGCAGCGGAGATTCCAAGAAACACAAGCAG GAACAGGGCACAGGGGGTGATGATGCAGATGAAATGCCAGATGCCCAGGAGACAGTCACTATGATCCCAGGCAGTACTCTGCTGTGGAGAGTAGCCCCTCGACCGCCACACTCGACACAG ATGTATAATTTTACTAACTTCGCGATGACGCTTAATGAGTTGGAGCCTGGTATGACTGGAGTCATAGCACCAACAGACTGTCGCCTGCGGCCGGACATCAGAGCTATGGAGAATGGGGATATAG ATACTGCAAGtcgagagaaagagagattgGAAGAGAAGCAGAGAGCTGCCAGAAGAGAGCGTGCTAAAGATGAGGAAGAATGGTCTACAAG ATGGTTCCAGCAAGGCATTAATCCATACACTGGGGCTGCAGACTGGATCTTCAAGGGTGGTTACTTTGACAGGAAGTACTCTGACCTGCCAGACATCTACTGA